In the Prochlorococcus sp. MIT 1307 genome, one interval contains:
- a CDS encoding metal ABC transporter ATP-binding protein encodes MNSLNAQLHMPVLGIEAHEVCVDYNGTVALYDASLQLKAGSICGLVGMNGAGKSTFFKALMGFVRPSRGTIRINGSAVPKAQRDQSVAYVPQNEGIDCSFPVSVWDVVMMGRYGSMNFLRIPRESDRKAVWHALERVDLLELRKRPIGALSGGQRKRAFLARAIAQRASVLLLDEPFSGVDVRTEKLMSQLFFQFRKEGRTILISTHDLSHVRDFCDLVVLINKTVLAYGETSEIFTDENLSKTFGGMPPNVLSGPTPSEGFLNE; translated from the coding sequence ATGAATTCTTTGAACGCTCAGCTTCATATGCCTGTCCTAGGAATCGAAGCTCATGAGGTATGTGTTGATTACAACGGAACTGTGGCCCTGTATGACGCCAGCCTTCAGTTAAAAGCTGGTTCTATATGTGGCCTTGTAGGTATGAATGGCGCAGGGAAGTCAACGTTTTTTAAGGCCTTGATGGGTTTTGTCCGTCCATCTAGAGGGACTATTCGGATTAATGGTTCTGCCGTGCCTAAGGCGCAGAGAGACCAGTCTGTTGCTTATGTGCCTCAAAATGAAGGGATAGATTGCTCTTTTCCTGTAAGTGTTTGGGATGTCGTGATGATGGGCAGATATGGGTCTATGAATTTCCTTCGTATTCCAAGGGAATCCGATAGAAAGGCTGTTTGGCATGCGCTTGAAAGGGTTGATCTCCTTGAATTGCGTAAAAGGCCTATAGGAGCACTTTCTGGAGGGCAAAGGAAGAGAGCTTTTCTTGCTAGAGCGATTGCCCAGAGAGCGTCTGTACTTCTTTTGGATGAACCTTTTTCAGGTGTGGATGTTCGTACTGAAAAACTAATGTCGCAGTTGTTCTTCCAGTTCCGAAAGGAAGGTAGAACAATCCTTATCTCAACTCATGATCTAAGTCATGTAAGAGATTTCTGTGATCTTGTTGTTCTAATTAATAAAACTGTTTTGGCATATGGAGAAACATCAGAGATTTTCACTGATGAGAACCTTTCTAAAACATTTGGTGGAATGCCTCCTAATGTTCTTTCTGGGCCTACACCCTCTGAAGGTTTTTTGAATGAATGA
- the menD gene encoding 2-succinyl-5-enolpyruvyl-6-hydroxy-3-cyclohexene-1-carboxylic-acid synthase encodes MSIARKNLIACQELLVAFHAMGLEHIVLCPGSRSGPLALAAGELANRGLLKLVSCIDERSAAFLALGISTANGKAVVVITTSGSAVANLLPAAIEADRSTQPILFLTADRPIRLKNCGSNQTVNQEEFLRPACRSFEQGPNAGIHHLPADEIYALVSKCWQKAHCFPGPVHLNLPIEEPLHASLIEQKEVFKLSLKGSFKFKKGNIPNFHDLPCKDSLFSLPSLDPSSPGVVVVGPWRGKSENLAAFQVALRKWQSICGWPVFADPLSGVSFDQPGLISNWDLLLCSGLSIPKKDMQVLRLGPMPSSRNLEDWLLSIGKVQVLITEGDYRNLDPLGLSSQWSGGFVSWLEKLEAQFLLSLNIDKTESTRLLNLCLQKDQIAKDWLDKKLVLHGVISEPVLAHWLPNLLPSGIPVMLAASSPVRDWLSYGGKESLQRRCFGFRGASGIDGTLSLGMGLSMALGPTILITGDLALLHDSNGWLFSQSQKPPLVVLVIDNGGGGIFKQINLETESNDSFQRLFAMPQTIDILSLAKSHGIPYRQVSCLEDLQLALDWSLSMSGPVLLRVCTNPVLDADMRREIRMLFSKHLQFDYQKNSQLNEING; translated from the coding sequence CTGTCAATAGCACGCAAAAATTTAATTGCTTGTCAAGAGCTCTTGGTGGCTTTTCATGCAATGGGGCTGGAACATATCGTGCTATGCCCAGGAAGCCGCTCGGGTCCGTTAGCCCTCGCTGCGGGCGAACTGGCTAATAGAGGCCTCTTGAAACTCGTTAGTTGCATTGATGAACGTTCGGCTGCCTTCTTGGCCTTAGGAATAAGTACTGCTAATGGTAAGGCTGTTGTGGTGATAACTACTTCAGGAAGCGCGGTTGCTAATCTTTTGCCAGCAGCGATTGAGGCTGATAGATCCACTCAACCTATTTTATTTCTTACTGCAGACAGACCTATAAGGTTGAAGAATTGTGGATCTAATCAGACTGTCAACCAGGAAGAGTTTCTTCGCCCTGCTTGTAGATCTTTTGAACAAGGACCTAATGCTGGTATACATCACCTTCCTGCCGATGAGATATATGCCTTAGTGAGTAAATGTTGGCAGAAAGCACATTGTTTCCCTGGTCCAGTTCACCTTAACCTTCCAATAGAAGAACCATTACATGCCTCTTTAATTGAGCAAAAAGAAGTTTTCAAGCTCTCTTTAAAAGGATCTTTTAAGTTTAAAAAGGGAAATATTCCTAATTTTCATGATTTACCCTGCAAAGACTCATTATTTTCCTTGCCTTCATTAGATCCTTCTAGTCCAGGTGTTGTTGTGGTAGGTCCTTGGAGAGGTAAAAGTGAAAATTTGGCCGCTTTTCAGGTAGCACTTCGCAAGTGGCAATCAATTTGCGGCTGGCCAGTTTTTGCAGACCCCCTTTCTGGAGTTTCTTTTGATCAACCTGGTCTAATTAGTAATTGGGATTTACTTCTTTGTTCTGGTTTATCAATTCCAAAAAAAGATATGCAAGTTTTGAGATTAGGCCCTATGCCTTCTAGTAGGAACCTTGAAGATTGGTTGCTTTCTATAGGTAAAGTACAAGTTCTAATTACAGAAGGTGATTATCGGAACCTTGACCCTTTAGGACTGTCCTCCCAATGGAGCGGAGGATTTGTGAGTTGGTTGGAAAAGTTAGAGGCTCAATTTTTGCTTTCTTTAAATATTGATAAGACAGAATCAACAAGACTTTTGAATTTGTGTCTCCAAAAAGATCAAATCGCAAAAGATTGGTTGGATAAAAAATTAGTTTTGCATGGAGTGATTAGTGAGCCTGTACTCGCACATTGGTTGCCAAATTTGTTACCTTCTGGCATTCCAGTCATGCTTGCAGCAAGCAGTCCGGTTAGAGACTGGCTTTCTTATGGAGGTAAGGAATCTCTTCAGAGACGTTGTTTTGGGTTCAGAGGGGCGTCTGGAATAGATGGGACCTTATCTTTAGGTATGGGTTTATCAATGGCTCTTGGCCCTACTATTTTGATCACAGGAGATCTAGCATTGCTTCATGACAGCAATGGCTGGTTATTCTCCCAATCCCAAAAACCTCCATTGGTTGTGTTGGTTATTGATAATGGCGGTGGTGGAATCTTCAAACAAATTAATTTAGAGACAGAATCAAATGATTCTTTTCAAAGGCTATTTGCAATGCCTCAGACAATAGATATTCTTTCATTAGCCAAATCTCATGGTATCCCTTATCGACAAGTTTCATGTTTAGAGGATTTACAACTAGCACTTGATTGGAGCCTTTCCATGTCCGGCCCAGTATTGCTTCGTGTTTGTACGAATCCTGTTTTAGATGCTGATATGAGGAGAGAGATTCGTATGCTTTTTTCTAAGCATCTTCAGTTTGATTATCAAAAAAATTCACAGCTGAATGAAATCAATGGCTAA
- a CDS encoding DUF760 domain-containing protein, which translates to MFNQEFLATDNNDGQDGNALIQYLQEQSPDVLQRVAKSASPDIQDIIRHNVQGLLGMLPGEQFEVKVTSTRDNFASLLASAMMTGYFLRQMEQRKELEESLFSDEEMAINPEDLNL; encoded by the coding sequence ATGTTTAACCAGGAGTTTCTAGCCACAGATAACAATGATGGTCAGGACGGCAATGCACTGATCCAATATCTGCAGGAGCAATCACCAGATGTTCTGCAGCGTGTTGCCAAATCAGCTAGTCCAGACATCCAAGATATTATTCGCCACAATGTTCAAGGCCTTTTAGGAATGCTTCCTGGCGAGCAATTCGAAGTTAAGGTCACTTCAACAAGAGATAACTTTGCCAGTCTTCTAGCTTCAGCAATGATGACTGGGTATTTCCTACGTCAAATGGAACAAAGGAAGGAACTTGAAGAATCACTTTTCTCCGATGAAGAGATGGCTATTAACCCAGAAGATCTCAATCTTTAA
- a CDS encoding metal ABC transporter substrate-binding protein, whose protein sequence is MQKIIQSVFRFKRLPVAFCFLLLLSSCGLPKGINQNKNVDHGKPIVLTTFTILADMASNVAGNRLLVKSITKHGAEIHGYQPTPSDLVKASNADLLVENGLGLELWAKKFTAAAGDIPTIVLSDGIDPLLIEGDVYSGKPNPHAWMSPLRAMHYVDNLVSAFILLDPLGKQFFIQNGERYKAKLKKLDMELRETLSLIPKERRVLVSCEGAFTYLAKDYGMDEAYLWPVNAESQVTPRRMLNLMKVIKERQIPTIFCESTVSSKAQQEVARATGAVFGGIFYVDSLSKEGGPASTLLDLQRHNVHLIQKGLAKEFSQQL, encoded by the coding sequence ATGCAGAAAATAATACAATCAGTATTCCGTTTCAAAAGACTTCCTGTTGCTTTTTGTTTTTTACTTCTTTTGTCTTCTTGTGGTCTTCCTAAAGGTATTAATCAGAACAAAAATGTTGATCATGGCAAGCCAATAGTTTTGACAACGTTTACTATATTGGCTGACATGGCAAGTAATGTTGCAGGAAATAGATTATTAGTTAAGTCAATAACTAAACATGGTGCTGAAATCCATGGTTATCAGCCTACACCTAGCGATTTAGTTAAAGCATCTAATGCTGACTTATTAGTCGAGAATGGTTTAGGTTTAGAGCTTTGGGCTAAAAAATTTACAGCAGCTGCAGGTGATATTCCCACTATTGTTTTGAGTGACGGAATTGATCCTTTGTTGATTGAAGGAGATGTTTATTCAGGTAAGCCGAATCCTCATGCTTGGATGTCACCTTTAAGGGCTATGCATTATGTTGATAATCTAGTTTCTGCTTTTATTCTTCTTGACCCATTAGGTAAGCAGTTTTTTATACAAAATGGAGAGAGGTATAAGGCAAAGCTAAAGAAACTTGATATGGAACTACGAGAAACGTTGTCATTGATACCGAAAGAAAGAAGAGTTCTTGTTAGTTGCGAAGGTGCTTTTACATACTTGGCTAAAGACTATGGCATGGATGAGGCATATCTTTGGCCAGTGAATGCCGAAAGCCAGGTCACGCCAAGACGTATGCTCAATTTAATGAAAGTAATCAAGGAAAGACAGATTCCAACAATCTTTTGCGAGAGCACTGTGAGTTCAAAAGCTCAACAGGAAGTAGCTAGAGCGACTGGAGCAGTCTTTGGAGGTATTTTTTATGTTGACTCGCTTTCGAAGGAAGGTGGACCTGCATCAACCTTGTTAGATCTTCAAAGACATAATGTTCACTTAATTCAAAAAGGACTTGCCAAAGAGTTTTCTCAGCAATTATGA
- the trpS gene encoding tryptophan--tRNA ligase produces the protein MGRKRVLSGVQPTGALHLGNWLGAIRNWVKLQEDHETFVCVVDLHAITVPHDPSLLAENTLKTAALYIACGMNPQQCSIFIQSQIAAHSELCWLLNCVTPLNWMERMIQFKEKSVKQGDNVSIGLLDYPVLMAADILLYDADLVPVGEDQKQHLELARDIAQQRINSRFGSESIPILKVPTPLIIKEGAKVMSLTEGNNKMSKSDPNENSRITLLDPPDLIKKKIKRAKTDQHFGLEFDNPNRPEADNLLSLYAILSGMGRENVARECSQMGWGTFKPLLTEATISALEPIQNKYKELMKDRTELHYILDNGKNQAEEVANSTLKRLQLALGLLRKNQN, from the coding sequence GTGGGCCGCAAGCGTGTTCTTTCTGGTGTTCAACCAACAGGAGCCTTACATCTTGGCAACTGGCTCGGTGCAATTCGAAACTGGGTAAAGCTGCAAGAAGATCATGAAACCTTTGTATGTGTAGTAGACCTACACGCAATAACAGTGCCCCATGATCCAAGTTTACTGGCAGAAAATACACTTAAAACTGCTGCTTTATATATAGCTTGTGGAATGAATCCACAACAATGTTCAATATTTATTCAAAGTCAAATAGCTGCACATAGTGAACTTTGTTGGTTACTTAACTGTGTCACGCCACTTAATTGGATGGAGCGGATGATCCAATTTAAAGAGAAATCGGTAAAACAAGGTGACAATGTTTCTATCGGTCTGCTGGACTATCCAGTCTTGATGGCTGCGGATATTCTTCTTTATGATGCTGATCTAGTACCAGTTGGGGAAGATCAAAAACAGCATCTAGAATTAGCTAGAGACATTGCTCAACAAAGAATAAATTCTCGCTTTGGTTCTGAATCAATCCCAATTTTAAAAGTTCCAACCCCACTAATAATCAAAGAAGGCGCAAAGGTTATGAGTCTCACAGAAGGTAATAACAAGATGAGTAAAAGTGACCCAAATGAGAACAGTAGAATTACATTACTAGATCCACCAGACTTAATTAAAAAGAAAATAAAGCGTGCAAAAACAGACCAACATTTTGGCCTGGAATTTGACAATCCTAACAGACCTGAAGCTGACAATCTACTAAGTCTTTATGCCATCTTGAGTGGAATGGGAAGAGAGAATGTAGCAAGAGAATGCTCACAGATGGGTTGGGGGACCTTTAAACCATTATTAACAGAAGCAACTATATCTGCTTTAGAACCAATTCAAAACAAATACAAAGAACTCATGAAAGATCGGACTGAGCTCCATTACATTCTCGACAATGGAAAGAATCAAGCAGAAGAAGTCGCGAATTCAACTCTAAAACGTTTGCAATTAGCACTTGGACTACTTAGGAAGAACCAAAACTAA
- the lepB gene encoding signal peptidase I, translating to MNSSQKKQKSENKNGWFSFLIWLTLALLLRWQVIEPRWIPSGSMLPTLEVKDRILVEKVSPKINFLRKRQLSIESVVVFHPPKQLINAGYDKNSALIKRIVGLPGDKIEVHKGQLIRNDKEINESWRVLPINYEMDAVIIPNHSLWVLGDNRNNSLDSHLWGLLPEGNVIGTAIWRYWPINKFGPIRFPTPQKIRT from the coding sequence ATGAATTCCTCCCAAAAGAAACAAAAGTCGGAGAATAAAAACGGATGGTTCTCCTTTCTCATCTGGCTAACACTTGCCTTATTACTGAGGTGGCAAGTAATTGAGCCCAGATGGATTCCATCAGGGTCCATGCTTCCAACTTTGGAAGTTAAAGACAGAATTTTGGTAGAGAAAGTGAGTCCAAAGATAAATTTTCTTCGAAAAAGACAACTTTCGATTGAAAGCGTTGTCGTTTTTCACCCACCAAAACAGTTAATAAATGCAGGATATGACAAAAATTCAGCATTAATAAAACGTATCGTGGGACTCCCAGGAGACAAAATCGAAGTTCATAAAGGCCAATTAATTCGCAACGATAAAGAAATTAATGAATCATGGCGAGTACTTCCAATCAATTATGAAATGGATGCTGTGATAATCCCAAATCACTCTCTATGGGTATTAGGGGACAATAGAAATAACAGCCTTGACTCTCATCTCTGGGGATTACTGCCTGAAGGAAATGTAATTGGAACTGCTATCTGGAGATACTGGCCAATAAATAAATTTGGACCTATTCGGTTCCCCACCCCTCAAAAAATTAGAACTTGA
- a CDS encoding YcjF family protein, translated as MKIPYLQSSSSSFIAGPLTKGAILLGSLALGQWFFTDLIHVPGGGLGVLVLGAGIFWLSKPLGGHFEAPTTVQGWVTRCQKVLEEFKSLDGEENSIGKNNQRLNILNEIINRSGPQNIAFVSSKGVHLPDRCSVESAICGPNPLNLSWSSSLPLKDNAWIWPKTLFEQDLLVYVLPLPLMASDLLWLEKVPNDQPSWLMVDDNSSLDWPEQLKALQSQLPHRWTDRILRWNNTEKDLTKLLTPVRRVLKYPQKNIDLTRQRVLAKLHSSWQADLESLRRAKFRNIQQRTQWVVAGAVFASPVPTTDLLAISVANGLMIQEMAQIWSCSWGAESLQLIARQLAGAAVAQGVVEWSGHALLGVAKLHGSSWLAAGTMQALSAAYLTRVVGRSMADWMALNNGVSEPDLEALKKQAPKLIANAARQERLDWTSFLKQAGTWINDRNNNPSIETTYLEAT; from the coding sequence GTGAAAATCCCCTACCTTCAATCAAGCTCGTCATCTTTTATTGCAGGACCATTAACCAAAGGTGCAATCCTCTTAGGTTCCTTAGCCCTTGGTCAGTGGTTCTTTACAGACCTCATACATGTCCCTGGAGGAGGACTTGGTGTTTTAGTACTTGGCGCTGGAATTTTCTGGCTTTCTAAACCTTTAGGAGGCCATTTTGAGGCCCCGACTACTGTTCAAGGATGGGTGACACGTTGCCAGAAAGTGTTGGAAGAATTTAAATCGTTGGATGGAGAAGAAAATTCAATTGGAAAGAATAATCAGAGATTAAATATTCTTAATGAAATTATTAATCGTTCTGGCCCTCAAAATATTGCTTTTGTTAGTTCTAAGGGAGTTCATCTTCCAGATAGATGCTCCGTTGAATCTGCCATCTGTGGTCCGAATCCTTTAAATCTTTCGTGGTCTTCTTCTCTTCCTCTCAAAGACAATGCCTGGATTTGGCCAAAGACTCTTTTTGAGCAAGATTTACTCGTTTATGTTTTGCCTTTGCCATTAATGGCCTCAGATCTTTTATGGCTTGAAAAGGTGCCAAATGATCAACCTTCATGGCTGATGGTAGATGATAATTCTTCATTAGATTGGCCCGAACAATTAAAGGCACTTCAATCTCAATTGCCACATCGATGGACAGACCGAATTCTTCGTTGGAACAATACTGAAAAAGATCTAACTAAGCTTTTAACGCCTGTTCGAAGAGTTCTAAAATACCCTCAGAAGAATATTGATTTAACACGACAAAGAGTGCTCGCTAAATTACATAGTTCTTGGCAAGCCGATCTTGAAAGTTTGCGCAGAGCAAAATTCAGAAATATTCAACAGAGAACTCAATGGGTAGTAGCTGGCGCAGTATTTGCATCTCCTGTTCCTACTACTGATTTGTTGGCAATTTCTGTTGCAAATGGGTTAATGATACAAGAAATGGCTCAAATATGGTCGTGTTCTTGGGGAGCAGAATCACTCCAGTTAATAGCTAGGCAATTGGCTGGAGCAGCAGTAGCTCAGGGTGTAGTTGAGTGGAGTGGACATGCATTACTTGGTGTGGCCAAATTACATGGAAGTAGCTGGTTAGCTGCAGGAACAATGCAGGCTCTTAGTGCGGCTTATCTAACTAGAGTTGTAGGACGTTCGATGGCTGATTGGATGGCTTTGAATAATGGAGTCTCTGAACCAGATTTAGAAGCATTGAAAAAACAAGCTCCAAAGCTTATAGCAAATGCAGCAAGACAAGAACGACTTGATTGGACATCTTTTTTAAAGCAAGCAGGGACATGGATAAATGATCGAAATAACAATCCATCTATTGAAACAACTTATTTAGAGGCGACCTAA
- a CDS encoding metal ABC transporter permease, with the protein MNELFGAITPFSLLVEPLSHEFMRRALMVSALVGGVCGLLSCYMTLKGWALMGDAVSHAVMPGVVVAYALGLPFSIGAFVFGVGSVALIGFVKQKSRIKEDTVIGLVFTGFFALGLVLVSKIKSNIDLMHILFGSPLGISSSDVTQTLIISAVVVAVLLLFRRDLMLYCFDATHARSIGINTGILHYLLLSVLSLAAVAGLQTVGIILVVAMLITPGATAYLLTDRFDRMTYLAIISSAISSIIGVYISYWSDIETGGSIVLVQTLIFLLAFLFAPRYGILKSQTATHL; encoded by the coding sequence ATGAATGAACTTTTCGGGGCAATAACTCCCTTTTCATTGTTAGTTGAACCGCTTAGTCACGAGTTTATGCGTAGAGCATTAATGGTAAGTGCATTGGTTGGAGGAGTTTGTGGCCTTCTGTCTTGTTATATGACCCTTAAGGGATGGGCTTTGATGGGAGATGCGGTTTCACATGCAGTAATGCCAGGTGTTGTTGTTGCTTATGCTCTTGGCTTGCCTTTTTCTATAGGGGCTTTTGTTTTTGGTGTTGGCTCAGTAGCACTGATTGGCTTCGTAAAGCAGAAATCAAGAATTAAGGAAGATACAGTTATAGGTCTTGTTTTTACTGGTTTTTTTGCACTTGGATTGGTATTAGTTTCTAAGATAAAAAGTAATATTGATTTGATGCACATACTTTTTGGAAGCCCACTAGGAATATCCTCTTCTGATGTCACACAAACTCTTATAATATCTGCCGTAGTTGTTGCTGTGCTGCTCCTATTTCGTAGGGACCTGATGCTGTATTGCTTTGACGCGACACATGCTAGATCTATAGGAATCAATACTGGAATTCTTCATTATTTACTCTTGTCTGTATTATCGCTAGCAGCAGTCGCTGGGCTTCAAACTGTTGGGATTATTTTAGTGGTCGCAATGTTAATTACACCTGGAGCTACAGCATATCTACTTACAGATAGGTTTGATCGAATGACTTACTTGGCAATTATTAGTAGTGCTATTTCTAGTATTATTGGAGTATATATAAGTTATTGGTCAGATATTGAGACAGGGGGATCAATAGTTCTTGTTCAAACTCTTATCTTTCTTCTAGCTTTCTTATTTGCTCCTCGATATGGCATCCTGAAGTCTCAAACTGCTACTCATTTGTAG
- a CDS encoding DUF4336 domain-containing protein, giving the protein MIKQYELLQRRDGSSPKNWAWWPLLPLYPYGRRNTLFNELIPNQIWGFEQLQGLYYVAVPVRLTVVKVPGGLMLVNPLPPTEELLRSLNKLEKEHGPVQTIVLPTASGLEHKIFLPAMARAFPEAELWICPGQWSFPLNIPLDLVGIPRRRTKVLLEDGVPHEDTCSWFSLGPLDLGLGRFQEISCFHKQSNSLLVTDALIAINNEPPAIFNFDPSPLLFHSREKGDEPLIDSLEARRKGWLRLVLFASFLRPEKLSIPSIMNILKVAFKPGLRNPKSHFGVFPFEWKEGWDKSAKDLIGYQDPKIQIPPVLERLVFPRAKDAYLKWLDQLSTLRRIRWLIPAHYSAPIPFTFRSIKLLRENISKNPWAIDKGNWRFLDTLDRTLLENGVVPSDPLAPFKD; this is encoded by the coding sequence GTGATTAAACAATACGAATTACTCCAGAGAAGGGATGGTTCTTCTCCTAAGAATTGGGCATGGTGGCCCCTTTTGCCTCTTTATCCCTATGGTCGTAGAAATACTCTTTTTAATGAATTGATCCCAAATCAAATTTGGGGTTTTGAGCAATTACAAGGCCTTTATTACGTTGCTGTTCCAGTGAGATTGACTGTTGTAAAGGTTCCAGGCGGATTGATGCTGGTTAACCCCCTTCCTCCTACAGAAGAACTTCTTAGGAGCTTGAATAAACTTGAAAAAGAACATGGCCCTGTCCAAACAATCGTCTTGCCAACAGCTTCTGGTTTGGAACACAAAATATTTTTGCCTGCTATGGCGCGTGCTTTCCCTGAAGCGGAATTATGGATTTGTCCTGGTCAATGGAGTTTTCCTTTGAATATTCCTTTAGATTTGGTTGGTATTCCAAGAAGGCGGACGAAGGTTTTGCTGGAAGATGGAGTCCCCCATGAAGATACATGTAGTTGGTTTTCTTTAGGGCCTTTAGATCTTGGTCTGGGAAGATTTCAGGAAATCTCATGCTTTCATAAGCAATCGAATTCTTTGTTGGTTACAGATGCTTTGATTGCTATAAACAATGAGCCCCCAGCAATATTTAATTTTGATCCTTCGCCTCTTTTATTTCATTCTCGAGAAAAGGGCGATGAACCATTAATAGATTCACTTGAAGCAAGAAGAAAGGGATGGTTAAGATTAGTTTTGTTTGCTTCTTTTCTAAGACCTGAAAAACTTTCTATTCCATCAATAATGAATATTTTAAAAGTTGCTTTTAAGCCTGGATTACGCAATCCGAAATCTCATTTTGGTGTTTTCCCTTTTGAGTGGAAGGAGGGCTGGGATAAGTCAGCAAAAGATTTAATCGGTTATCAAGATCCCAAAATACAGATACCTCCAGTTTTAGAGAGGCTTGTTTTTCCAAGAGCTAAAGATGCATATCTTAAATGGCTAGATCAGCTAAGCACTTTAAGAAGAATAAGATGGTTAATTCCAGCACACTACTCAGCTCCAATACCGTTTACCTTTAGGTCAATCAAATTATTAAGAGAAAATATCTCTAAAAATCCATGGGCAATTGATAAAGGTAATTGGCGTTTCTTAGATACTTTAGATAGAACTCTTCTTGAAAATGGTGTTGTGCCTTCCGATCCGTTAGCTCCTTTTAAAGATTGA